One genomic segment of Pseudonocardia sp. T1-2H includes these proteins:
- a CDS encoding serine/threonine-protein kinase: MSTNALPEDTSPLVERFRFGELLGVGATAEVYRAVERATGRQVAIKLLSRELMLMHGLPPRYGEDATVARLDHPGLVAVHETGYDRGRFYLIMQLVDGETLYQRLLGGPVPAPQVTAIGTSLADALSYIHGKGVIHRDLKPANILLDRQGRPFLTDFGASRLVDATRITATGAAVGTPAYMAPEQIRGEHVGPAADIYALGLVLLEAVTGRREYPGGLVESAVSRLHRRPAVPDDLPEPLPAVLRAMTDDDPADRPTVAEVRDRLSSRAVREPVPPRSSRMTPPRRSSVLVGTAAAVLIAAAGLGTMALQAPAPATTTAGDRSPAGPAPTANGGLSPAAAAVPPVVAPAPVAVPAAAARAAVVDRAAVVDQATTDRSAVIDPSDSRPGRSAPDASSPGTDREEERRAGSADGMEVVDSGGDHPQADHRSEKDGRNRNENGKGAKAENGNRGDGKTKD; encoded by the coding sequence ATGAGCACGAACGCACTCCCCGAAGACACGTCGCCCCTGGTCGAACGGTTCCGGTTCGGTGAGCTCCTCGGGGTGGGAGCGACCGCCGAGGTGTACCGGGCCGTCGAGCGCGCCACCGGCCGGCAGGTCGCCATCAAGCTGCTCAGCCGAGAACTGATGCTCATGCACGGGTTGCCGCCCCGGTATGGCGAGGACGCCACCGTGGCCCGGCTCGACCATCCCGGCCTGGTCGCGGTCCACGAGACCGGGTACGACCGCGGCCGGTTCTACCTGATCATGCAGCTCGTCGACGGCGAGACGCTGTACCAGCGCCTGCTGGGCGGGCCCGTTCCGGCTCCGCAGGTCACGGCGATCGGGACCTCGCTGGCCGACGCCCTGTCCTACATCCACGGGAAGGGCGTGATCCACCGCGATCTCAAGCCGGCCAACATCCTGCTCGACAGGCAGGGGCGCCCGTTCCTCACGGACTTCGGCGCGTCGCGACTCGTCGACGCGACCCGGATCACGGCCACCGGCGCGGCCGTCGGCACCCCCGCCTACATGGCGCCCGAGCAGATCCGCGGCGAGCACGTGGGGCCCGCCGCCGACATCTACGCGCTGGGACTCGTGCTGTTGGAGGCCGTGACCGGACGCCGGGAGTACCCCGGCGGCCTCGTCGAGTCGGCCGTCTCCCGTCTGCACCGTCGCCCGGCGGTACCCGACGACCTGCCCGAACCGCTGCCCGCCGTGCTCCGCGCGATGACCGACGACGACCCCGCCGACCGGCCGACCGTGGCCGAAGTCCGGGACCGGCTCTCGTCGCGGGCGGTCCGGGAACCGGTGCCGCCCCGCAGCTCCCGCATGACCCCTCCGCGGCGCAGCTCCGTGCTCGTCGGAACGGCGGCCGCCGTCCTGATCGCCGCGGCGGGGCTCGGCACGATGGCGTTGCAGGCCCCGGCGCCCGCCACCACGACGGCCGGCGATCGGTCACCGGCCGGACCCGCCCCAACCGCGAACGGTGGCCTGTCGCCCGCCGCCGCGGCCGTCCCGCCTGTCGTGGCGCCGGCTCCCGTGGCCGTGCCGGCGGCTGCGGCCCGGGCGGCCGTCGTCGATCGGGCGGCCGTCGTCGACCAGGCGACCACTGATCGGAGCGCCGTGATCGATCCGAGCGACTCGAGGCCCGGGCGTTCCGCTCCCGACGCGTCCTCGCCGGGAACGGATCGGGAGGAGGAACGGCGCGCCGGGTCGGCGGACGGAATGGAGGTGGTCGACTCCGGAGGCGATCATCCGCAAGCGGACCACCGGTCCGAGAAGGACGGACGGAACCGGAACGAGAACGGTAAAGGGGCGAAGGCCGAGAACGGGAATCGGGGCGACGGAAAGACGAAGGACTGA
- a CDS encoding ATP-binding protein — MAADFYSIRFSADPVQLTFFRYGLGRWLEGLQWPEGERDEVILAVSEACTNSVQHAYPVGFPGDVEVVGRLVLGLSRRRVAVTVRDWGEWRSETGGNGFGLVVVRGCMERVNVRHDGHGTVVTMVSRPVPSIGAVASSAEAGNQGSSGV, encoded by the coding sequence GTGGCGGCGGACTTCTACAGCATCCGGTTCAGCGCCGATCCCGTGCAGTTGACGTTCTTCAGGTACGGGCTCGGCAGGTGGTTGGAGGGGCTGCAATGGCCCGAGGGGGAGCGCGACGAGGTGATCCTGGCGGTCAGCGAGGCGTGCACCAACTCGGTCCAGCACGCCTACCCGGTCGGCTTTCCCGGGGATGTCGAGGTCGTGGGCCGCCTGGTCCTCGGGTTGTCCCGGCGGCGGGTCGCGGTCACGGTGCGGGACTGGGGGGAATGGCGCTCGGAGACGGGTGGCAACGGCTTCGGTCTCGTCGTCGTGCGCGGGTGCATGGAGCGGGTGAACGTCCGCCATGACGGGCACGGCACGGTCGTGACCATGGTCAGTAGGCCGGTTCCGTCGATCGGTGCGGTCGCGTCCTCGGCTGAAGCGGGCAACCAGGGCTCTTCTGGTGTGTGA
- a CDS encoding nuclear transport factor 2 family protein, with translation MTERNLAQEDTHKQVVRAAFDDWAAGRGGPFDLLADEARWTVVGNSPVSRTYDSRQEFLDTVIGPFNARLSEPLVPTVRAVYADGDWVIALFDAAGCAQDGLPYRNTYTWYLRLADGVIVEAIAFFDTLEFSDLWNRVTPA, from the coding sequence ATGACCGAGCGGAACCTCGCCCAGGAGGACACCCACAAGCAGGTCGTCCGTGCGGCCTTCGACGACTGGGCGGCCGGCCGCGGGGGCCCCTTCGACCTGCTGGCCGACGAGGCCCGCTGGACCGTCGTCGGGAACAGCCCGGTCTCGAGGACCTACGACAGCCGGCAGGAGTTCCTCGACACTGTGATCGGGCCGTTCAACGCGCGGCTGTCGGAGCCGCTCGTCCCGACCGTCCGTGCCGTCTACGCGGACGGCGACTGGGTCATCGCCCTGTTCGACGCCGCCGGTTGTGCCCAGGACGGCCTGCCGTACCGCAACACCTACACCTGGTACCTGCGGTTGGCGGACGGCGTGATCGTGGAGGCCATCGCCTTCTTCGACACCCTCGAGTTCAGCGACCTCTGGAACCGCGTGACCCCGGCCTGA
- a CDS encoding alpha/beta hydrolase, whose amino-acid sequence MTRVHPPFDLELAEALTLVHEVNPPTITPDRIGALRAICDEYRLPEEALADVEVDEFPVPGPAGAPDVLLLVLRPKGADRAVPLPAMLHVHGGGMVAGHRRVGLDWALEWMRAVPMVIASVEYRLAPEHPHPAPVEDCYAALSWIAGHAVELGVDADRLMVGGGSAGGGLAAALALLARDRGGPELVAQLLICPMLDDRARTHSSTELDGEGLWDLTSNATGWSALLGEAAGGPDVSPYAAPARATDLSGLPPAFVDAGAVETFRDEAVEYAMRLWQAGGQAELHIWPGAFHGFDSVVPGAALSREARAARMNWLRRLFAE is encoded by the coding sequence ATGACGAGAGTCCACCCACCCTTCGATCTCGAACTGGCCGAGGCGCTCACGCTCGTCCACGAGGTGAACCCGCCGACGATCACCCCCGACCGTATCGGCGCGCTCCGGGCGATCTGCGACGAGTACCGCCTGCCGGAGGAGGCGCTGGCCGACGTCGAGGTCGACGAGTTCCCGGTGCCCGGCCCGGCCGGCGCCCCGGACGTGCTCCTCCTGGTCCTGCGGCCGAAGGGTGCCGACCGGGCCGTTCCGCTCCCGGCGATGCTGCACGTCCACGGTGGCGGCATGGTCGCCGGCCACCGCAGGGTCGGCCTGGACTGGGCGCTCGAGTGGATGCGCGCGGTGCCGATGGTGATCGCCTCGGTCGAGTACCGGCTCGCCCCGGAGCACCCCCACCCGGCCCCGGTGGAGGACTGCTACGCCGCGCTGTCCTGGATCGCCGGGCACGCCGTGGAGCTGGGCGTCGACGCGGACCGGCTCATGGTCGGCGGCGGCAGCGCCGGCGGTGGTCTCGCCGCCGCGCTCGCCCTGCTCGCCCGCGACCGCGGCGGCCCCGAGCTGGTCGCGCAGCTGCTGATCTGCCCGATGCTCGACGACCGCGCCCGCACCCACTCCAGCACCGAGCTCGACGGGGAGGGCCTGTGGGATCTCACGTCCAACGCCACCGGGTGGTCCGCCCTGCTCGGCGAGGCCGCCGGCGGGCCGGACGTGTCCCCCTACGCCGCACCGGCCCGGGCCACCGACCTCTCCGGGCTGCCACCGGCGTTCGTCGACGCCGGCGCCGTCGAGACCTTCCGCGACGAGGCCGTCGAGTACGCCATGCGGCTCTGGCAGGCGGGCGGGCAGGCCGAGCTGCACATCTGGCCCGGGGCCTTCCACGGCTTCGACTCGGTCGTTCCGGGCGCCGCGCTGTCCCGGGAGGCGCGGGCGGCGCGGATGAACTGGCTGCGGCGGTTGTTCGCCGAGTGA
- a CDS encoding RtcB family protein has translation MQKINEKLYSWASILDPATLEQAERTASMPFVQPHLALMPDAHLGAGATVGSVIPTPSAIMPAAVGVDIGCGMIALRTGFTAQDMAGKDLARLRHSIERSIPLSAGNYNRRISDTAAPRVETLEQEAADRLDFYDSLTRTRWDRQLGTLGSGNHFIEVTLDELDRVWLFLHSGSRGIGNAIATHHIKVAQDRCRKNSVRLPDRDLAYLEEGTREFDLYIQDLNWAQHFALLNREEMMDRLVNDVNHLMGAPVEEQERINCHHNFTQREHHLGRDVWLSRKGAIQADEGRPGLIPGSMGTASYVVEGTGNALSFTSSPHGAGRVYARRAAKRRFTLEDMDKAMVGIEYNRSPAFLDEIPAAYKDIDVVMADAADLVKIRHTLHQIVNVKGD, from the coding sequence ATGCAGAAGATCAACGAGAAGCTGTACAGCTGGGCCTCGATCCTCGACCCGGCCACCCTGGAACAGGCCGAGCGCACGGCGAGCATGCCGTTCGTCCAACCCCACCTGGCGCTGATGCCGGACGCCCACCTCGGCGCGGGAGCGACGGTCGGCTCCGTCATCCCCACGCCGTCGGCGATCATGCCGGCCGCGGTGGGGGTCGACATCGGCTGCGGCATGATCGCGCTGCGCACCGGGTTCACCGCGCAGGACATGGCCGGCAAGGACCTCGCGCGGCTCCGGCACTCGATCGAGCGCAGCATCCCGCTCAGTGCGGGCAACTACAACCGGCGGATCAGCGACACCGCCGCCCCGCGCGTCGAGACCCTCGAGCAGGAGGCCGCCGACCGCCTGGACTTCTACGACTCCCTGACCCGCACCAGGTGGGACCGTCAGCTCGGCACCCTCGGCTCGGGAAACCACTTCATCGAGGTGACGCTCGACGAGCTCGACCGCGTCTGGCTGTTCCTGCACTCCGGGTCGCGGGGCATCGGCAACGCCATCGCCACGCACCACATCAAGGTCGCCCAGGACCGCTGCCGCAAGAACTCGGTCCGGCTGCCGGACCGGGACCTCGCCTACCTGGAGGAGGGCACGCGCGAGTTCGACCTGTACATCCAGGACCTGAACTGGGCGCAACACTTCGCGCTGCTCAACCGCGAGGAGATGATGGACCGCCTCGTGAACGACGTGAACCACCTGATGGGAGCGCCGGTCGAGGAACAGGAGCGGATCAACTGCCACCACAACTTCACCCAGCGCGAGCACCACCTGGGACGCGACGTCTGGCTGTCCCGCAAGGGCGCCATCCAGGCCGACGAGGGCCGCCCCGGCCTCATCCCCGGGTCCATGGGCACCGCGAGCTACGTCGTGGAGGGCACGGGCAACGCCCTCTCCTTCACCAGCAGTCCGCACGGTGCCGGGCGCGTGTACGCCCGCAGGGCCGCGAAGAGGCGCTTCACCCTCGAGGACATGGACAAGGCCATGGTCGGCATCGAGTACAACCGTTCCCCGGCGTTCCTGGACGAGATCCCGGCCGCGTACAAGGACATCGACGTCGTCATGGCCGACGCCGCCGACCTGGTGAAGATCAGGCACACGCTCCACCAGATCGTCAACGTCAAGGGCGACTGA
- a CDS encoding acyl-CoA dehydrogenase family protein produces the protein MTEQSTPDELGDLPGDFYGYAHLLSPDERSVLARVRRFLEERVRPIALDQWEKAEFPHHLVPEIAELDIAGLAVDFPDRKAAGKLFGSFIAAEFARVDASIATFFGVHTGLAMGTIDQCGSDEQRDRWLPRMRTMEAIGSFGLTEPNGGSDVAGGLHTTARRDGDTWVLDGAKRWIGNATFADLNIIWARDEADGHVKGFVVEKGTPGFTARKIERKTALRTVQNADIELVGCRVPAENKLAKANSFRDTGRVLRATRGGVAWSAVGAMMGTFELARDYAVTREQFGRPIAKFQLVQEHLATIVGNVTSSLGMAVRVAQLQDQGIFRDEQAALAKLFCTTRLRASVARAREIFGGNGIVLDYEIAKVFNDAEALYSYEGTREINSLIVGRAVTGLGAFV, from the coding sequence ATGACCGAACAGTCCACCCCGGACGAGCTGGGCGACCTGCCCGGCGACTTCTACGGCTACGCACACCTCCTGTCCCCGGACGAACGGTCCGTGCTCGCGCGCGTCCGCCGGTTCCTGGAGGAGCGGGTCCGCCCGATCGCGCTGGACCAGTGGGAGAAGGCGGAGTTCCCGCACCACCTCGTCCCCGAGATCGCCGAGCTGGACATCGCCGGGCTCGCCGTCGACTTCCCGGACCGCAAGGCGGCCGGCAAGCTGTTCGGCTCGTTCATCGCCGCCGAGTTCGCGCGCGTCGACGCCTCGATCGCGACGTTCTTCGGCGTCCACACCGGGCTCGCGATGGGCACCATCGACCAGTGCGGCTCCGACGAGCAGCGCGACCGCTGGCTCCCGCGGATGCGCACGATGGAGGCCATCGGCTCCTTCGGGCTGACCGAGCCGAACGGCGGCTCCGACGTCGCCGGCGGCCTGCACACCACCGCGCGCCGCGACGGCGACACCTGGGTCCTCGACGGGGCCAAGCGCTGGATCGGCAACGCCACCTTCGCCGACCTCAACATCATCTGGGCGCGCGACGAGGCCGACGGCCACGTCAAGGGCTTCGTCGTCGAGAAGGGCACGCCCGGGTTCACCGCGCGGAAGATCGAGCGCAAGACCGCGCTGCGCACGGTGCAGAACGCCGACATCGAGCTGGTCGGCTGCCGGGTCCCGGCCGAGAACAAGCTGGCGAAGGCGAACTCGTTCCGGGACACCGGCCGCGTCCTGCGCGCGACGCGCGGCGGCGTGGCCTGGAGCGCCGTCGGCGCGATGATGGGCACCTTCGAGCTGGCTCGCGACTACGCCGTGACCCGCGAGCAGTTCGGGCGGCCGATCGCGAAGTTCCAGCTGGTCCAGGAGCACCTGGCCACGATCGTCGGGAACGTGACGTCGTCGCTGGGCATGGCCGTGCGCGTCGCGCAGCTGCAGGACCAGGGCATCTTCCGGGACGAGCAGGCCGCGCTGGCGAAGCTGTTCTGCACGACCCGGCTGCGGGCGAGCGTCGCCCGGGCACGGGAGATCTTCGGCGGCAACGGGATCGTCCTCGACTACGAGATCGCCAAGGTGTTCAACGACGCCGAGGCGCTCTACTCCTACGAGGGCACCCGCGAGATCAACTCGTTGATCGTCGGCCGGGCGGTCACCGGACTCGGCGCCTTCGTCTGA
- a CDS encoding 3-hydroxyacyl-CoA dehydrogenase NAD-binding domain-containing protein — translation MAGADLVQENGPEDLDLKRGLFDRIAAAAPEHAVLATSTSGLMPTAIAADLPDAAAARLLVAHPFNPPHLLPLVESSRGSGRRGRPWSPRPSSTAPWARPRGTSAPAWPGAGPTSAGRT, via the coding sequence GTGGCCGGCGCGGACCTGGTCCAGGAGAACGGCCCGGAGGACCTCGACCTCAAACGCGGGCTGTTCGACCGGATCGCCGCCGCCGCGCCGGAGCACGCCGTCCTGGCCACCTCGACGTCCGGCCTGATGCCCACCGCGATCGCCGCGGACCTGCCCGACGCCGCGGCCGCCCGGCTGCTCGTCGCGCACCCGTTCAACCCGCCGCACCTGCTGCCGCTGGTGGAGTCGTCGCGGGGGAGCGGACGGCGCGGTCGACCGTGGAGTCCGCGACCGAGTTCTACCGCGCCTTGGGCAAGACCCCGTGGCACCTCGGCCCCGGCATGGCCCGGCGCTGGGCCGACCTCGGCCGGCCGGACCTGA
- a CDS encoding CaiB/BaiF CoA transferase family protein — MPNAAGKPAAATAGALDGVRVIDLASVVMGPYATQILGDLGADVIKIEPPAGDSTRLTRPQRHPGMGALALNVNRNKRSVALDLKSDAGRAAALDLVRDSDVLVTNMRPGALQRLGLDYASLAELNPKLVYCNAQGFRSDSDRAGLAAYDEIVQASSGMADLMRRATGTPTYAPTILADKVCALTIAYAVLAALVHQRATGVGQQVEVPMTDTMLAFNLIEHLAGHTFEPPEGPIGFNRSMTPGHRAVSTKDGWACILPYTERDIRAFFAAAGRPDLADDPRFADATSRARHYGELYAEIEKLAVERTTREWAEICSANSIPFAPVLELEDAEKDPYFTEGGLLEIAEHPTEGTYRRVNPPLRLSATPPTVRSECPTLGQHTVEVLTELGRTPEQIAEITGSPNAGTTS; from the coding sequence ATCCCGAACGCGGCCGGGAAGCCGGCCGCCGCGACGGCAGGAGCGCTCGACGGCGTGCGCGTGATCGATCTCGCGTCCGTGGTGATGGGGCCCTACGCCACCCAGATCCTCGGCGACCTGGGGGCCGACGTGATCAAGATCGAGCCCCCGGCCGGGGACAGCACCCGGCTGACCCGGCCTCAGCGCCACCCCGGGATGGGGGCGCTCGCCCTCAACGTCAACCGCAACAAGCGCAGCGTCGCCCTCGACCTCAAGTCCGACGCCGGCCGCGCGGCCGCGCTCGACCTCGTCCGCGACAGCGACGTGCTGGTCACGAACATGCGCCCGGGTGCCCTGCAGCGCCTCGGGCTGGACTACGCATCCCTCGCCGAGCTGAACCCGAAGCTCGTGTACTGCAACGCGCAGGGCTTCCGAAGCGACTCCGACCGCGCCGGCCTGGCGGCCTACGACGAGATCGTGCAGGCGTCGTCCGGGATGGCCGACCTCATGCGCCGCGCGACCGGGACCCCGACCTACGCGCCGACGATCCTGGCCGACAAGGTCTGCGCGCTGACGATCGCCTACGCGGTGCTCGCCGCGCTCGTGCACCAGCGCGCCACCGGCGTCGGACAGCAGGTCGAGGTGCCCATGACGGACACGATGCTCGCCTTCAACCTGATCGAGCACCTGGCCGGACACACCTTCGAGCCACCCGAGGGGCCGATCGGCTTCAACCGGTCGATGACCCCGGGGCACCGCGCCGTCTCCACCAAGGACGGCTGGGCCTGCATCCTGCCCTACACCGAGCGCGACATCCGGGCCTTCTTCGCCGCAGCCGGCCGGCCCGACCTCGCGGACGACCCGCGTTTCGCGGACGCCACCAGCCGGGCTCGGCACTACGGCGAGCTGTACGCGGAGATCGAGAAGCTCGCCGTCGAGCGGACGACGCGCGAGTGGGCGGAGATCTGCTCCGCGAACTCCATCCCCTTCGCCCCGGTGCTGGAGCTCGAGGACGCCGAGAAGGACCCGTACTTCACCGAGGGCGGGCTGCTGGAGATCGCCGAGCACCCCACCGAGGGCACCTACCGCCGGGTCAACCCGCCGCTGCGCCTCTCGGCCACCCCGCCGACCGTGCGCAGCGAGTGCCCGACGCTCGGCCAGCACACCGTCGAGGTCCTCACCGAGCTCGGGCGCACGCCGGAGCAGATCGCCGAGATCACCGGTTCCCCGAACGCGGGGACGACGTCGTGA
- a CDS encoding IclR family transcriptional regulator, with protein MAEILEAVASSRGGLTLTQLAVRLGAPVSSIQKLVNGLAAVGYLDEEERRFVLGPAPHVLSMRAGRLPVRTVGHDDLTGLAAVTGTPVLLAVRVGDHAVYVDRAGTDEAFEFALSRTLRSPLPRTAAGLVLLAELSERDRRTVVDATMADEPPEAAVEVLTSAKESRNRGYAVMDSWHVLRGTGGVAVPVREDGRVVASLAAAGPAAEIVADGPRLAETLAGHAATWALRR; from the coding sequence GTGGCCGAGATCCTGGAGGCCGTCGCGAGCAGCCGTGGTGGGCTCACGCTGACCCAGCTCGCCGTCCGCCTCGGTGCGCCGGTTTCCTCGATCCAGAAGCTGGTAAACGGTCTGGCCGCGGTCGGTTACCTCGACGAGGAGGAGCGCCGGTTCGTCCTCGGGCCCGCGCCGCACGTGCTCTCGATGCGCGCCGGACGGCTGCCGGTCCGGACCGTCGGGCACGACGACCTCACCGGGCTCGCCGCCGTCACCGGCACCCCGGTGCTACTCGCGGTGCGCGTCGGCGACCACGCCGTCTACGTCGACCGGGCGGGCACCGACGAGGCGTTCGAGTTCGCCCTCTCCCGGACGCTGCGCTCCCCGCTGCCGCGCACTGCGGCGGGCCTGGTGCTGCTCGCGGAGCTGTCCGAACGCGACCGGCGCACCGTCGTCGACGCGACGATGGCCGACGAACCGCCCGAGGCCGCCGTCGAGGTGCTGACCTCGGCGAAGGAGAGCAGGAACCGCGGCTACGCCGTCATGGACTCGTGGCACGTGCTGCGCGGTACCGGCGGGGTGGCGGTGCCGGTCCGCGAGGACGGGCGGGTGGTGGCGTCGCTCGCCGCCGCGGGTCCGGCCGCCGAGATCGTCGCGGACGGTCCGCGCCTCGCAGAGACCCTGGCCGGGCACGCGGCCACCTGGGCCCTGCGCAGGTGA
- a CDS encoding PAS domain-containing protein → MALPTRAELPVRVRELLPAWREPGTLCVAWSFDGYFVAANTSYIQAFGWTEAELTGAQYWDFVHPADQDDAVETVDRLITAGGGRTGREARRLCRDGRYRCVRYDLAADVGAELLYAVGVDVSARRPPLEEARVPVGTWVRDVRACALTWSDELYAMNGLPVGTPLTDALVRSLVHEQDRPLVDGAWYASLVDSDAHTARFRALRPDGTVRQLESTGRVIARSGNQAITIRGITLDVTDRL, encoded by the coding sequence ATGGCGCTTCCCACCCGTGCGGAGTTGCCGGTGCGGGTCCGCGAGCTGCTCCCGGCGTGGCGGGAACCGGGCACGCTCTGCGTGGCCTGGAGCTTCGACGGGTACTTCGTCGCCGCGAACACCTCCTACATCCAGGCGTTCGGGTGGACCGAGGCCGAGCTGACGGGCGCCCAGTACTGGGACTTCGTCCACCCCGCCGACCAGGACGACGCGGTCGAGACCGTGGACCGGCTCATCACGGCCGGGGGCGGGCGCACGGGCCGCGAGGCACGGCGGCTGTGCCGCGACGGCCGCTACCGCTGTGTCCGCTACGATCTCGCCGCCGACGTCGGCGCCGAACTGCTCTACGCCGTAGGGGTGGACGTCAGTGCCCGGAGACCGCCCCTCGAGGAGGCTCGCGTTCCGGTCGGCACCTGGGTCCGCGACGTCCGGGCCTGCGCGCTCACCTGGTCCGACGAGCTGTACGCCATGAACGGCCTGCCTGTGGGCACCCCGCTCACGGACGCGCTGGTCCGGTCCCTCGTCCACGAGCAGGACCGCCCGCTCGTCGACGGCGCGTGGTACGCCTCCCTGGTCGACAGCGACGCCCACACGGCACGGTTCCGCGCCCTGCGGCCCGACGGGACCGTGCGCCAGCTGGAGAGCACCGGGCGCGTCATCGCCCGCAGCGGCAACCAGGCGATCACCATTCGCGGCATCACCCTCGACGTCACCGACCGCCTCTGA
- a CDS encoding DUF2267 domain-containing protein — protein sequence MKYDQFIAAVAERAGVPRDEAEKLTRATLQVLAQRLTGGEAKDLRSQMPKELQPDLTKDQEPAERFDVDEFARRVAQRSGTDEADAGAGVMAVLATIHDAVTPGEFDDVLAQLGREFKELVEAAT from the coding sequence GTGAAGTACGACCAGTTCATCGCCGCCGTCGCCGAGCGCGCGGGCGTGCCGCGTGACGAGGCCGAGAAGCTGACCCGCGCCACCCTCCAGGTGCTCGCCCAGCGGCTGACCGGCGGGGAGGCCAAGGACCTCCGCTCGCAGATGCCGAAGGAGCTGCAGCCCGACCTCACCAAGGACCAGGAGCCGGCGGAACGCTTCGACGTCGACGAGTTCGCCCGCCGGGTCGCCCAACGCAGCGGGACCGACGAGGCCGACGCCGGAGCCGGGGTGATGGCGGTGCTCGCCACGATCCACGACGCCGTCACCCCCGGCGAGTTCGACGACGTGCTGGCCCAGCTGGGCCGGGAGTTCAAGGAGCTGGTCGAGGCCGCGACCTGA
- a CDS encoding AI-2E family transporter: MTATTGGRDDTEERAAERDHAPDRSTAPGHHPRVALPHSEAEGPIAEAERTAGHATDDDHPLGEPGRPLNRRSPFMIGLIGSAGVAVTAGLVLIVVNSWSALLLIGVALFLAIGLEPAVSALVRRGVRRSLAVTGVAILLVVVVAGFLAAAIVPLAAQAGALFARAPAILQDLQNRNSVLGGLGARLQIQQRIEQLVSGNGSTLVNGVLGAGVALFGALADSVVVLVLTVYFLASLPSIRVLAYRLVPHSRRPRVILIGDEVLAKVGAYVLGNLLISAVIGVATFIWLEIFHVPYALALSVLVALLDLVPVVGSTIAGIIVALVALSVSWPVALATVAFYVVYRFLEDYLLVPKVMGRAVNVPDTVTVVSVLIGGVLLGVVGALVAIPVAAAVTMVLREAVFPRLDRA; the protein is encoded by the coding sequence ATGACGGCCACGACGGGCGGTCGGGACGACACGGAGGAACGCGCCGCCGAGCGCGATCACGCGCCTGACCGGAGCACGGCGCCCGGACACCACCCGCGAGTCGCGCTACCGCACAGCGAGGCGGAGGGCCCGATCGCCGAGGCGGAGCGGACCGCCGGGCACGCCACCGACGACGATCACCCCCTCGGGGAGCCCGGGCGGCCGCTGAACCGGCGCTCACCGTTCATGATCGGGCTGATCGGGTCGGCGGGGGTGGCGGTCACGGCCGGGCTGGTGCTGATCGTGGTCAACTCGTGGTCGGCGCTCCTGCTGATCGGCGTCGCCCTGTTCCTCGCGATCGGCCTGGAACCGGCGGTGTCGGCGCTCGTCCGCCGCGGGGTGCGGCGCTCGCTCGCGGTGACCGGGGTGGCGATCCTGCTCGTCGTCGTGGTGGCCGGTTTCCTCGCCGCCGCGATCGTCCCGCTCGCGGCGCAGGCCGGGGCGTTGTTCGCCCGTGCCCCGGCGATCCTGCAGGACCTGCAGAACCGCAACTCGGTGCTGGGTGGTCTCGGCGCGCGGCTGCAGATCCAGCAGCGGATCGAGCAGTTGGTCAGCGGCAACGGCTCGACGCTGGTCAACGGCGTCCTCGGGGCCGGCGTCGCCCTGTTCGGCGCCCTGGCCGACTCCGTCGTCGTCCTGGTGCTGACCGTCTACTTCCTGGCGTCGCTGCCCTCGATCCGCGTCCTCGCGTACCGCCTCGTGCCGCACTCCCGACGGCCGCGCGTGATCCTCATCGGCGACGAGGTCCTCGCCAAGGTGGGTGCGTACGTGCTGGGCAACCTGCTGATCTCGGCCGTCATCGGGGTCGCGACCTTCATCTGGCTCGAGATCTTCCACGTGCCGTACGCGCTGGCGCTGTCGGTGCTCGTGGCCCTGCTCGACCTCGTGCCCGTCGTCGGGTCGACGATCGCCGGGATCATCGTCGCGCTCGTCGCGTTGAGCGTGTCGTGGCCGGTCGCGCTCGCCACGGTCGCGTTCTACGTCGTCTACCGCTTTCTCGAGGACTACCTGCTCGTCCCGAAGGTCATGGGCCGTGCGGTGAACGTGCCGGACACCGTGACCGTGGTCTCGGTCCTCATCGGCGGGGTGCTGCTCGGGGTCGTCGGGGCGCTGGTCGCCATCCCCGTCGCGGCCGCAGTGACGATGGTCCTGCGCGAGGCCGTGTTCCCGCGGCTCGACCGGGCCTGA